The following are encoded together in the Cheilinus undulatus linkage group 3, ASM1832078v1, whole genome shotgun sequence genome:
- the c1qb gene encoding complement C1q subcomponent subunit B, with product MALWWLSCSTAAFLLLAHIDLVFTQCCSSGTPGVPGIPGTHGPNGLDGQKGERGDPGEASQLLRGLKGAQGQRGPPGRPGLKGDAGMMGPPGNPGRPGEKGRPFNPSNEQKMFFSCKLDASDPPQLNAAINFNGKILEDLEPQYQGESLTNGTYTSTVGGVYFFSYHVSAKSRACLKLMKGSEVHTTLCDTVDGYVVSSGSAVLQLEVGDTVSLEPTRYNHIATSTSHTFTGFLIFPM from the exons ATG GCCCTCTGGTGGCTGAGCTGCAGTACTGCAGCGTTTCTCCTTCTGGCTCACATTGACCTGGTTTTCACCCAGTGCTGCAGCAGTGGGACTCCAGGGGTTCCTGGGATACCTGGCACACATGGTCCCAATGGATTAGACGGCCAaaagggagagaggggagaccCCG GAGAGGCAAGTCAGCTGCTTAGGGGCCTGAAAGGGGCACAAGGTCAGAGGGGCCCTCCTGGAAGGCCTGGACTAAAGGGAGACGCGGGTATGATGGGACCTCCTGGTAATCCGGGCCGACCTGGGGAGAAGGGACGACCCTTCAATCCTTCTAACgagcagaaaatgtttttttcctgcaaacTGGATGCATCAGATCCACCACAGCTCAACGCAGCCATCAACTTCAACGG GAAGATCCTGGAAGATCTGGAGCCACAGTATCAGGGAGAATCTCTGACCAATGGGACATACACCAGCACCGTCGGAGGCGTTTACTTCTTCAGTTACCACGTCTCAGCCAAGAGCAGA GCGTGCCTGAAGCTGATGAAGGGCAGCGAGGTTCACACCACGCTGTGCGACACCGTCGACGGGTACGTGGTCTCCTCCGGCTCGGCAGTGCTGCAGCTGGAGGTCGGAGACACGGTGTCATTGGAGCCCACCAGGTACAACCACATTGCCACGAGCACCAGCCACACCTTCACCGGTTTCCTCATCTTCCCCATGTGA